From the Bdellovibrionales bacterium genome, the window GCTGAAAATGCGGGGTCGGATCCAAGCAATATCGAAGCTTGTCTTGAGGTGTTGGGCTCCAGATCCTGTGAGCTGGATCAAGCAAAATGGACTCAATCTGCACCCTGGACTTACGACGCTTCTTCATCGGTATGGAGGAGTCAATTACCTATTTCTACATTTCCAGCCAATACATATCGGGGTTGGTGGCGATTTAAGGATTCAAAGAATATTTCATTCACCTCTACTTTCAATACCTTATAGGCTAAAGAAAAAGAGAAAGGGAAATGAAAGCTCTCCGGAATTCGCGAGCGCACCATGAATTGGCACGAGACCGGCCTGTTGTGTCTTGAAGCTCATAGAATTCCTTGGATTAATTAAAAGGTTCCTTGTTGCAAGTGAACTTCTTCAGTATGTAGTCAAGGTACCTAGATATTTCTATGCTTTAATTTTATTTTGAATCACTTTTAAAACAGTCTCTACATCTGCCTCACAAGTGAGAAGACTGGGAAATAAACGAGCCGTTGTTTTCAGTCGAGAATTTACGCTGGAGACTATGTTCTCCTTTGCAAGGGCCTGCACAACATTCTCGGGAGTCATGCCAGCAACCTCAAAGCCAATAAGACCAGCAGAAAGACGTTCATCTAATGGAGTAATAAGGTTAACATGCGGAATTTTAAGGAGACCCTGCTTCATCTGGGTGGCTAGAGAGTGGATTCTTTTTCGATTCTATTTTTGCCAATTTTAAATGTAGATCAAAAGCTTCGTAAACGACCCAACGATAATCAAAAGTGTGCATTCCGCCAGGGGACATAGCTTGGCCAAAATAGTTTGTGCCAAAAAAAGAAGGGATCGTTGCCTCAATGTCTGCGCTCGGCCATTTGGAATCTTTAGCCCATAATATACCGGTACCACGGGGGCCGAATATTGCCTTATGAGTTCCAGCCGCAAAAAAATCACAACCTATCTCGGCGGGAGTCATTTCCTCCACTCCAAGTCCGTGAACTCCGTCAATACAATAGAGCAGACGATCTTTAGAGTCACGATTCCGATTCACATCGGCAACAATTTCACCAATACCTTTTACAGGAATCTTTAGCCCAGTATCTGACTGAACCCAAGTGGCCGCCAAAACTCGAGTTTGTGGCTTTATGTTTTTACGAATATTAGTAAGTATTTCGTCTTCTGAAACGTGCTTTATCGATTTGTAGAGCTCGTATTTACGGACCAATGCGCCAGTGTTATTGGCTCTCAATCTTAGACTTTCTATGGTCGAATAGAAGTCATGGTCAGACACCAAGATCTCTTTGCCTGGATAGAGTTTAATTCCATTGTATAATAAGCCTAAGCCCATTGTGGTGCTGTCTGTAAAGGCGATATTTTTGAAATCGGTCTTTAGATAGGTTGCAGTCGAATTGTGCATTTTTTCAATGAAAACACTAAAATGCTCCTTGCTGGCCATGGGGTCCGAATCGAATTGCTTCTGTAGACGCTCGATTTCCCTTCTGACGGGTGCAGGGTGGGAGGGCAGTACGAAGCTTGCAAAGTGCAGCTTTTGTCTATCAAGGTTAAAGAGATCTCTGACAGCATTCCAGTCATTCTGAATGTCTGGTTCTGAGATTGAATTTGAAGGTGGCAAGTTACCATGCGTGCAGGCAGAGAGAGTGAAAGACCCTGCCGCCAATGCCAAAGCCTTTAAAGATTCTCTTCGATTATATTTATATGAGCTCATTGCCCAATCCTCCTACTCACCAGTATTGGGTTCTAATTTTAAAGATAATCGAGAGATCTCGGTCTTTTCAGGGCCGTTTTCTAGAAAACCCTCCAGTGCGGATTTCTTGTGATTTCCATTTCGGACCATTTTGATCAGGAGTGCGTCGATGTAGTAGTGGGTAAAGGAGAAGCTCACTGAAACTCCTATCAATACGGAGGAGCTAAAAGAACTCAAATCGGGAAAAAGCCAGTTCAAGACCGGCATTTTGCTATAGGGGGTCAGCAGTAGACCAACGGCGAGGAGAAACAACAGCCATGTTCCGATGCTCATCCATTGAACCCCATTTGCTGATTTCTTCTTGGTAGTGCTATAGATACACCAGTATTCCATTCCATGGCAGGAACTCATTACCAGGGTCGTGATCGGGGTAATATAAAAGAGCGGGAACGCAATTAGCCTCAGCAAATAAATAAGCTTGTTGATATTCCATGGTCTCGGATATCGGAAAAAGTTAACAAGTATGCCAAGGCAGGGGATGAAAAGAATCAAGGAGAGAATTCTAGCTATTTCGGAATATTCAAAAGGAAGTCTTTCCCCCACGATAGCGTACCAAACAGAACCGATGAAAAAGAAAGACGCTATAAGAAGAATAAATAGCCTTTGTTCGATTCTCTGCGCATTATTCATTATTTCCGTTGAATCTCGAACTCCACTCATTTTTGGCGTATATTTCGCGTCGTACAATCTGGCGAGATATCTGACTTGCGAGAGACTGTGATGCACCTTGAGTCCAAAAATAACAAATGAAACAAGTATGCCCGCATACAGACTGTAGTCCACGATTCTGCCAATTGGAAAACTTGTCTTTTGGATAACAAAAAACGCCACAAAAAACATCTGAACAAAAACTATGCTTCTCAAAAGCCCTAAGTTTTTGAAAATCCTATTTTCTTTGAGCCAGGTTCTGATCTCAGAACTTCGAAAAATCATAATGTAGGTCAATAGAACATGAATAGTATTGAGAAAAAGAATATTTCGGACGAAGTTCCAAAACATGTCGGAACCAAGGTTGTAAAGACTGGGTTGGAAGAAGAGCTCAATTATAAAGAGAGGGATCCAAACAAAGGGGATAGCCAAGTTCAATTTCTCAAGTTGATTCTCAAATAGGGAATTGCTTATAAAAAATTTTTTTCCGACGTTTTCTGTTCGAAAAAAATGCAAGAAAACATTTTTCAAAGAATAGTGACCCTTTAAATAGCGCAAAGAATTGTCTTGATCGAGAGACACAACTTTTACCTACATTCTTTCTATGCTGATTGCACTTGACCAGCTTATTATAGTAATTTTAGTGTAAGTAGGAAAAAGTGAAAGAGGTCTTGGGGGCGGTGCATGTCGCGAATTCTGGGTTCGACATTTGGTCTGACTGAGGAGTCTGTCAATTTGCTGCTTCCCTTTGGTTTTCTTGCACTCTCTGTCGCTGAGCTTACGCTGTTAAGGCCTTTGTCCTTGGTTGGATTCGTACTAGCGCTCTCAACTTTGGCAGCCGCGCATCATATGTTTTCGCTCTCTCTTCTTTTAACAGTGCCTGAAATGAAAGGGTGGATTAATACAAAGACAAAGGGTAAGCCATTTCTTTTTTGGATACCACTTGGGTTAATTTTTGCCTTACTTCTCGTGGTTTTTGGTGTGTCGTTTAAAAAGTTTAAAATTGACAACTATTTGTTGGCTCTATTGGTGGCGTCTTTCTATTTTTTGGATTCGGTGTTATTTTCTTCTTTCCATATGATCTATCAGAGTATGGGAGTATCCTTTCTTCACTCAAACAAGGTTATTCAGGGATCCTCTCAGCCAGAAGAAACTCGGAGTCATTTGAGGTCGTATCTGGAAATTGAGAGAAATCTTGTTAGATTGTTATTGTTTAGTGTCGTTCTGAGCACGATCGTTTTTAGGGGATATTTGGACGGTTTCGAACATTTTTTGGCCTACATGATGTATTACAAGATTATTGCTGTTGTTTTTTCTTTGTGTGTATCAACTGGACTTATTTTCGTGGGATACAGGTGCTTCAGACTGGGTCTGCCCATTAAATTGATTTTTTCAATCAGATATCTTGTGTGGCCATTTTACGCCTTTTCAATGGCTGCTGTTTCGGGTGTGCGAATCATTCATGGCTATGAATATTTTCTTGTATGGAAAAAAATCAAGAGATCTAAGAAAGAGCGTGTTCTGATGTATTCTTCATTTTTTGTGATCGGTATAACTACTATTTATTTTTTTCTTCTTCTTTTCAGAAAAAATGGAATGGCCGATTATTTTCTTTCGACGGGACCTGGTCCGAAGAGTGATTTCATTATCTGGAGCTGGTCCATTTATGCAGCGACAAACATTTTGCATATTATCATCGATTCGATGATATTTAAAATGCGGGATAAATCTGTACGCAAAGCATCGATGAAACTTTTGTTGAATTCGAACTAAATAGCCTATGAGTGTCATAATTGACATTCTTGCGCAGTCTATAGAAGTACTAATTGTTCAAAAGGTCTGGCCTGATTGTTCTTGATAGACCTTCGTCTTGGCATGAGATAAGAGATTAGCCTCAACTACAAGGGATTGGTCCAAACCGAAATGACATTCCCTTGTTTGTGCCGATAAACTGTAGTCAACAACAATGTGATAGTTCTGTTTAGCTATATTAAAAGTAGCAGCCTCATTGTAGGAGGAAAGATTTGTGACTTCCTGGTTTGAGCATTTAAGTGAAATTTTATCGGTGAGGGGTGAAATTAAATGGCTCTTCGCGATAAGCGTGGCAATCGGTTTGACGGCCCTTATAAAAATTGTGCTCAACCTTGTGTCTGATCGTTGGCGGCATTTTACAAAAGACAAGGACGGGGTCTTTCATGCGTTGATGGGAGACTGTTTTGATGGATTTAGGAAACTCGTTATATTTACGTGGATGTTCAGTTTTTTGGCTCAAACTCTCAATGTCACTGAGACCATAGACCGAATTCTACATGTTTCGGTCGTTTTACTCACTGCCTATCAATTTTGCATTTGGGGATTGAACTTGCTCAGCAGGTGGAGAGAACACCTTCTCACGAAGAAAATATCTGGCAATGGGTCTTCGAAGTCGGCAATAGGATTGATCTATGTGGGTGCTCAGACACTTCTGATTTGTGTCGCGAGTTTATTGGCTTTAAGTAACATCGGGGTGGATGTTGGAGCTTTGGTAGCTGGGCTCGGGGTGGGAGGAATCGCTGTAGCTCTCGCTGCTCAAAATGTGTTGGGAGATTTGTTGGCTTCTTTGTCAATCGTATTTGATAAGCCTTTTGTGATAGGAGATCTCATATATGTTGGTAATGAGAAAGGTACAGTGGAGCACATTGGAATCAAGACGACCCGACTTCGTAGTCTTTCGGGAGAGGAGCTAATTTTTTCAAATAAGGACCTGCTGGAAAGCCGGATTCAAAATTTCAAGCGAATGTCTGAACGTCGTGGTGTATTGAATATTGGAGTAACCTATTCGACTCCGGCTGATAAGTTGGAGTTGATACCAATTTGGATCAGAGCCATTGTGGAGAATATCAGTAATCTTAGATTTGAACGCTGTCATTTTTCAAATTATGGAAATTCGTCGCTTGATTTTGAGATTGTATTCTGGGTCCTGGACCCAGAATTTCAGATCTATATGGATCTGAAACAGACGCTTCTCATTGGTATATTCAAGAAATTTCAGTCAGAGAAAATTGAATTTGCGTATCCGACCCAAACTCTCATCGTCGAAAAATTTCCGCAGCCTCCGGCAGGGGGCAGCTAAGCTTTTGAGATTTGTTTGGGAAGGTGAGATAGTCCCATCTCTTGTATTTCCTGTAAAAAGGAATTGAGTTCTTCCTCTCCAAGGCTTTCTTGATGAAGCAGTCCGCGGAGTGCTCTGAGAATGGTATCCGAATTTATTGGTCGTGAAACAGAAATTGTGGCAAAAAATTCTCCATCCGGAGTTTTGATTGCAGATGATGCTATATCCACCCTGAATGGTTTCCCGTCTTTCGTCAGCATTGTTGTGTAAGTACTGTTGTGAAAACCATTGTTAGCAATATTTTTTAGTCCTTTGTGGGCATCAGCAACATGATCTTTGGTGTAGAGCTCATCAATATGTTTACCAATTAGCTCACCGGGGTTGTATCCGAGTGCTTGATGGATACACTGGTTTGCCATGACGATGTTGCCTTCCGCATCCACCGAGTGCATTAGGACTGGAGTTTTTTCGTAGAAATTTTGGTACCTAATTAGGACTTCTTTTGTGTCCTTGAGCTGGGACATGACTTCCCTTAGCTTTTCATTTGCCTTCTCTAATTGAGTGTTCAAATTTTTGGATTCGTCATATTCTCCTAAAAGAAATCTGAGTACATCCTTTGGGCTAATAACCCCCACCATTTGTTTGCCCAGATTCTGAACGACTACGCGGTGTGTAGGGGAGTTAACCAAAGCTTTCAAGACTCCAGCAATGGGCGTGTCTATGCTAACAAAAAATGGTTCTTCCAGAACATCAGAAAAATGTCCAATTCGAACAACCTTCGACTCCTTTAGGCTTTGGCGAACAAAAGTTTTTACGAGTGAGAGCTCAGACAGAATGCCTAAAACGTCACCCATGTGGTCGAGAACGGGCGCCGTGGTCACTCCGTATTGAAGAAAATCTCTGATGACTGTAGCCAACTCATCTGAGGAATTGATGGAATAGACTTGCGAAGTCATAAGGTCTTGAGCCGTTTTCATGGCTTCATTTTGACCCAATGTCGATGCATAAATCCAGGTCATTTTGGAATAAGTAGATTATTGTGGTAGCTGACGCTATAAACTGGACTTGTTCGGCCTTTTGTCTTCCTATTTTGGTGGGTGTTTTCTCAGTAGGAGGGAGTAAGCCCTCTCTTGCGTGTATCCACCTTGCGTGATAAGGGTCTTGTCGTAGCTTGGGATCGGGTATTATTGATATCGATCAGAGGGGACACTGTTAAAGAGTGGAGAGTGTCAATTTGAACTTTGTTAGTTTCGCCAGGAATCGAGTTGATCGAGAAGGCTTGTTGCCATGAAGAAACTTGTGGACGGAATTATTGAATTTCGGCGGAATTTACAACCGGAGTATAGAGAGAAATTCTCTCGGCTAGCCTTGGGACAATCTCCAGATACCTTGTTCATTGCCTGTTCTGATAGCCGGGTTGTTCCGAATTTATTTGCATCCACTGATCCTGGCGATCTTTTTGTCATTAGGAATGTGGGAAACTTAATTCCTATGTGCAAGAAGGACGGTCACTCTTCGGGAGATGTATCGGAAGGGGCGGCAATCGAATTTGCGTTGATGAATTTGAATGTGTCGGATGTCATTGTTTGCGGCCATTCCGAATGTGGGGCCATGCATGCTATATTGGAAGGACGAAGTGGGGTTGCAGCACCAAACTTGCGATCCTGGTTGCGTCATGGCGAGCCATCATTGGAAAAGCTTTCTATAGTGAATTCAAAACTGAGTCCAATCAATCGACTCTCGCAGTTAAATGTGCTGCAGCAAATAGAACATCTGAAGACCTACCCGATTGTACGAGAGAGATTGGATCAAGGGAAGATCAAGTTGCATGGATGGTGGTTCGAACTGAGCACTGCAAATGTCTATGCCCATGAAGGGGAATCCAATGAGTTTGTTCTCATTGGTGAAGAGCCGCCCCGGTCCAGGCCTAGAGTAGCCAGTGAATGCATCCATGCGGATTTTGCATCAGTCTAAGTTTGGGTTGCGATCTTATTCGTTTTGGCTAAAGCGGCCAAATAGGAATGGATTTTTATAATTTTCCATAATTATAATGTCATGGCGTGGTTAGAGGGGTTGTAGAGGGGAGTGACATGAGGTTGTTGGCTGTCCTTTTAGCGGTTGTCTTTGTGTTTAATGTACGGGCGTCGGAGGAGCTTCGGTCTTTAAAAGACAGTTCTTCTTTGGATATTAAGTTCATGTACATTGACATTGTTAAGAAAAAGATTGAAGGAGAAGGAAGGACGGAAACTCTTCGCAAGAGGATTTCCTACCTCAGATCCTCTTTGGAGCGCTATCGTCGACTCTCTCAATCCGATGATTCTTCTCAGATCGAATTATTAATGGCGCAAGTTAAACTGGAAACTGAGGTGTTCGAGGAGGAAATCAATGGACTCGAGCTCCTCAGGTACGACGTCATCATTGATCTCCTGCAGATTATCTCTAAAGGTAATGGCAGCGACTCTGAGGATAAGGAAAGAATTAAGGAGCTCTTTAAGAAATCGCAAGGTCTGGCCTTGGAAGCGGAGATTGTTAATTTGAAAAAAATGGAGAACCAGTTGCTTCATGCTTTAACTTTGTAAGAAAGGTATCGTCTGCTCATCGAAAAGAGGGCGATTTCCAAGGCTGAGTATTTGCAAAAAAAGACAAACCTAGAGCTCCTTGAAATTGAGGCAAGAACTCAGAGAAGAAAAATCGATTTTTTGAAAGCCCAAATTTGAATTCTAACCTACTCTATTAGTTTTGAATTTTTCGAATCTATCGCTGTCGCTCGACATCGGTCCTGCAGAAAAAATTAGTTTACACTAAAAATAGGTAGATCTGCCGCCACCATATGTTATCGTAAGGTATTGATATTACACAATTATATATTAATTGTCATCCCATATGCTAATTTATGAGTAAATACTCAAAAATATTATTTGTGGTTGGAGTGACCTTGATGTAGTGTCCGCCAAAATTCTTAATGGATGAACGGGAGGAAATA encodes:
- a CDS encoding PAS domain S-box protein, coding for MTWIYASTLGQNEAMKTAQDLMTSQVYSINSSDELATVIRDFLQYGVTTAPVLDHMGDVLGILSELSLVKTFVRQSLKESKVVRIGHFSDVLEEPFFVSIDTPIAGVLKALVNSPTHRVVVQNLGKQMVGVISPKDVLRFLLGEYDESKNLNTQLEKANEKLREVMSQLKDTKEVLIRYQNFYEKTPVLMHSVDAEGNIVMANQCIHQALGYNPGELIGKHIDELYTKDHVADAHKGLKNIANNGFHNSTYTTMLTKDGKPFRVDIASSAIKTPDGEFFATISVSRPINSDTILRALRGLLHQESLGEEELNSFLQEIQEMGLSHLPKQISKA
- a CDS encoding carbonic anhydrase — its product is MKKLVDGIIEFRRNLQPEYREKFSRLALGQSPDTLFIACSDSRVVPNLFASTDPGDLFVIRNVGNLIPMCKKDGHSSGDVSEGAAIEFALMNLNVSDVIVCGHSECGAMHAILEGRSGVAAPNLRSWLRHGEPSLEKLSIVNSKLSPINRLSQLNVLQQIEHLKTYPIVRERLDQGKIKLHGWWFELSTANVYAHEGESNEFVLIGEEPPRSRPRVASECIHADFASV
- a CDS encoding aminotransferase class V-fold PLP-dependent enzyme, whose translation is MSSYKYNRRESLKALALAAGSFTLSACTHGNLPPSNSISEPDIQNDWNAVRDLFNLDRQKLHFASFVLPSHPAPVRREIERLQKQFDSDPMASKEHFSVFIEKMHNSTATYLKTDFKNIAFTDSTTMGLGLLYNGIKLYPGKEILVSDHDFYSTIESLRLRANNTGALVRKYELYKSIKHVSEDEILTNIRKNIKPQTRVLAATWVQSDTGLKIPVKGIGEIVADVNRNRDSKDRLLYCIDGVHGLGVEEMTPAEIGCDFFAAGTHKAIFGPRGTGILWAKDSKWPSADIEATIPSFFGTNYFGQAMSPGGMHTFDYRWVVYEAFDLHLKLAKIESKKNPLSSHPDEAGSP
- a CDS encoding mechanosensitive ion channel family protein, which codes for MGDCFDGFRKLVIFTWMFSFLAQTLNVTETIDRILHVSVVLLTAYQFCIWGLNLLSRWREHLLTKKISGNGSSKSAIGLIYVGAQTLLICVASLLALSNIGVDVGALVAGLGVGGIAVALAAQNVLGDLLASLSIVFDKPFVIGDLIYVGNEKGTVEHIGIKTTRLRSLSGEELIFSNKDLLESRIQNFKRMSERRGVLNIGVTYSTPADKLELIPIWIRAIVENISNLRFERCHFSNYGNSSLDFEIVFWVLDPEFQIYMDLKQTLLIGIFKKFQSEKIEFAYPTQTLIVEKFPQPPAGGS